DNA from Aphis gossypii isolate Hap1 chromosome 3, ASM2018417v2, whole genome shotgun sequence:
cTCTAAATCCTGTTTTATGGCACTGTTCTCGAAGGCAATGCACCCTTATCCTCCAATGATGCCAAAAAGATGCctatttgtgtataatgttTACTTTGCATATTTACGTGTAGAGTACCtagataattgtattttcagtaaccataaaaatttaatatttacgtttataaaatgtaaagaaaaggtaaaataaaaaaaataaaaacattaattaattcgctatcaaaatattaaatttaataggtaattataatttatatgtcttGTCTGCTGGCCTAATAAAGTTTGACAACTGGTCACCATTAAGTAACCCTCTGATCCATTAAATGATGTATCAATGATTTACTAAAGCggttgatatataatatatttattgatatcgaCCGGAAAatggtattatacattttgggAAAAGTATGTGATTGGCAAACTTACATAATAGACTCTTTAGATCTATacctaaaattattctttaatagGAACacttaatgtatatgtataggtactgtataggtaaataaaaaaacgcttaatttctaattgacatttattcattttacagataataattgaaaataaacaatctGGATGGATAAGTACAACTGAAGAGAAAAAAGCTTTGACaccgataaaatttaaaaataataggtaggtacataaaaataatatatatataacggtTTGCATACAATTATTCcgtttatacgtatttttacGGACAGGATATATAAAACATCACAGAGCCTTAAGGTGATTGCTGTcgcttttgaatatttttatgaattaaaaaaaaatatctatataaaataaaatataaacataatataatataataataattatgcagtGAGCTTAAAAAcgtttagatttaaaatcatCTATGGTTTTAGTGAAATACTCagctataactatattaaatgtatcttATCATCTAatgcaacaataatatattatctttgttACGTAAATGGTATTTGTATGcaagtattatacaaatttcaaagTATGACttgagatatttattatttgtcgaGGTCAAATGGTACTAAATAAATGGAtgcaaattaaatgttaattttcgagaacaatatgaaatattataatctatagagATCTCAAATATACTAATTCTATtctaacaatacattttatgatagcATTactgaaaaattgtaaaaatgtagttattagtttaatctgttatttaaattaatttttatattttatttctgaacaaaatatacgtaatatgcatgtattcattttgaaaatattgtactatcaCAATTTGCATTGATTATAGCGTACAGcccttagtttattttaattattaattgtcaatAAGTTATTAggcaattatataattattggcgTACAGAAACTTTTGATATATCATTGctagatattatgtaaacttgactcaaatttttaattttagattgttTGCgatgttcaataatataaaaaaaaaattgttagttaTCTATACTCGAAATAGCCGTAGATAGGATGATACGTAGAATTTGAACACTCGTGTAACTTTATACCGTTTTTACACAGACATGCGTAAATCTGAAATCACCTTATATACTTACCATATTTTTAGAACAtagaattattgaattatagacGTATATAGTTATGATTAGTAAGAAAATAAGTtggatattttctttaaataatttcgaattattttttaaattgtgcattaatattgtagtataagcGGTTACTAATATCGACAATTTCATTAGTGACATTATAGAGTTATATAGTAAACTGTACGcagaattgtttaaaaatatactatatagttgcTACATACTATATGATGTAGTTAAACTTAAGGCGTTtgacacatttaaaaaatttatgacgatgctattaataaaaattaaaaacagtttcAATTAGTAATCTATTCAATTATTGCACGAGTGACCTAAtttgaataggtatttaattgataaatgaataatcaatattgtttGGAGTATTTTTTAGCGAGTACCCTATTACAgtcgtaaatataaatataggtatattcacaacttttaaatacaattcatttttaattggttGTGAATATATACTGTGATGAATTATTTGAGCTTAACAGTTTcgcataagtattatatataatgaatattttacaaatagaatacaatataaaacgagaaaaaatacgatataaacgtgtttaaataaatatctattaatatgtttaataatttattgaattttagcattaatatttttgagattgataatgataaataacattttaaaagaagAATTTCAACGCACTCGTATTTATTGAGTTCAGAGTTTGTTTagcaaaaataatgaactttatttttagttatgaaGTGGACggatctgtataatattaaggtcttatatgttattgtattatacactcGTACATAAATGTAAGTGTCAGTTATAAATAGTAAGTCACCGaagtataagtaaaaaataatcacgaTAGTTCGGTGTATCGGTGGTATGGTGGCAAGtttaaattggaattttaacgacattattatttattttatttttttatttaaagtgcaatatttataacataaaaaagtgAAGGGATGTCTTTTGTAACTTGTTGATAGACAGAAAATGCTATATATACAAATGGTATAAACTTGAGACCTTTATagggtttataaaaaaatccaaaactgtccatcaaatattaattttgacacTTGCTAATACGATAACTTGTCATGAGTTGATGAAAGTTGTGAAtgagaattttattaataccaatattattattattaaacattttgtatgtatCTAAAGTGTTTACATCAATTATTGAACATAAGcgcatagtatatttattatatagatactataaaCCACATGTAAtacatctataaattattattattttataaacctatttctataatattatttaatgctgTATAGTTAAACACGACATGCAGGGAAGACACGATATTTACTCACGAATTTtgagtatgtaaaaaaatccaTATATAATGTTTGCTTTTGACAACCACAAATAGCTCGTATATAAGGTTAacgtaagtaatttatttaagaagaTTTCTGGTTCTTTGGTTGGCAGCCGAAATCCGCATATCGTTTGACTTtgtctaaaattaaacatgatattttatattttattttcaaaaatatttagaacataatatatgggtgtatactgtatataagtataaaatcttatacgtatttataatttttaaattatgctaTACACTACAAaatcattgttaaaattgaaatattatcaattattgaaaGATGCCGGGCAATTTCTCCCTAGACATTTTCCCCATTACTGTTTTTGGTATAGTTGGACATTTTCCCCCAATATATTTTCGATGCGGACATttctcaacattttttttaagtttactgtttaatgatacaatattatttatcattttataagaacttagttttttttaaaataaaatatacatttttttttcataaatataataaattatagatgtatatttttgatcgATTCAACTacttgaaacaataaaataatattaatatttaaaagattgtctaaataaaatgtaataatagtattaacatACTGTATTATTAGCTAGTAACAttgaaatctaaaattgtGTCTAAAACCTAATCAATTGTTGGGTTGTTAAAAACtatcttaattatttgattattaagaTAAGATTCATACAGTAAaggtttcaataataaattaaaaaaattgatacgaGTACAGCATCCAAATATTTGAATGTTCGTTGAAGCacttcaaaaatcaaattcaatagcaattaatacattattaaaaatcaaaactggtatggttttttttttaaataaatatgaacgaagattaaaaaatatgtgtttagatacctataacaaatgaatcgaaaattaaatgttttttcacaaaatatattatttttctgtcgATATTTTTAGCCATTTTGCCATATTTTTTAAGCTGTTgattaaagaataaattttttattacatttataatttttatgaaaaaaaaaaaaacaatttttagccatttttattagttattaattatattttatgtaaatatataaaattacatttacaattataatttattatatttatgaaaaaaataatagtttttaaaaaatttgattttttaaaaaaattgaagtactCGCAGTTAACGGGTAGTTtcccgataaaaaaaaatagataaacgAGTTGAATCCCaatggaaaataaatgttcagGTACactgttttgtaaaaattataatttgatttagattttagatagagattttactatttttttttatgtctttaaacagtttaaaccTATAGAGACACAACTCATTTGTAGCCAAAGCATTTACCTTTGTACTGATTTTTTCGATCTGttggttttgattttcaaGCTCTGAACCCATATCCAACGCCATGTTTCTCAAGTTACCAATCATCGTGTTCACTTGTCCCAAGTTTTCATCCATTTCCGTTTCTCGAGCATCGTTTGTAATCCTATATGAATGCATACCTTCATTTGTAtcattactttatatattttttctgttaattAATTCTCAATTAAATTGCAATTTACTTCACTATGTATCCACCCTGTGGCGTAATGTTCGGTCCCTCAATTACACGCTGCGGttgtttgtttattacttTGCCATCTTCGTTTCCCTTCCACGTGCCTTCGTCTTCTTTGAAAGATGTCGACCTAAATATAATCGGGTAAcactatataatttgtttaggaAAACAGGGAACATAAGAGTTTTTGGAGAGAAAAACATCTAGATTTGAACTTGTtgacaataaatttttttctttgagaaTATTCCCCAATGCACTAACGTtactatactttaaattatataatgttctgGTAAAAACCTAAAttcagtaatttttaacaacgatttcgttaaaaaaaaattcaattttaatattttttctatttcatattttctgcTAACATGaaactttttgtttaaatttaatatttatacagtgtatatgattgtttttatagaAGAAATGTGTAGATAAAATATGCAGAAGAAACATTTCATCAATCGTGAACTCTTATACAAcgttttaaaagatttaaaatattaaaatgttttttaagttgttcttttacttataagttatttttataaaacatcgatcattaaataattttattttgtaaaatatttgaatttaaaaactatgtcATTCagtcttttataatttattaattgtttaaatggtattaaacttatatgtatgtatagtttAAACTTCAATAGTtcaatgatttaaacatttttttttttttttataacaaatttatcatgttttaatttttttgtttattatcactTAATAAATTTTGCTCTCTCATCTCTCAAGGTATTTATAGAatgttactttaaattatttatgttccaGATAAACAGTTACGAGAACAGATACatttccatattttatttttatttcttaggtAGATTATGCTAAAAACCTTTAAGTTGCAAAGTtactttacaattatatatcgAAATTTAATTCCTTTAAatctttcattttaattacgcGTGGtagattagtttatttaaatatatattatagttaaagatATAGTAGTTATTTCTTGATGattgtttaacaatataataactgagagttacgtataaatatttgaatttttattttctataaaaagtatataacataaGACTAGTCtctagtatatataaatatacataatataatattttgttttaagaggatattattattggtaaaatctaataatacctataactcgagaatcaaaacaaaactaaaaatctaaaaagtcTCAAGTCTTATGTACATTACTCAATAGATGTATAACACAATGTGTAAAAATCacttcaaacaaaatatggtACTACAGTTTTACATGCAATTTAGTAGTtaaggaaaaatataataattaccgaCTAGCCTATAATATCGAGTTTACcagtattaaaacaataacgattatggtatgtattataaacataaataaactataaaaagttTAGATGTACAGAGGTATTCGACGTTGGCATAgctgaaatacaaaataaaattacttgatCGTTATCTCAACTATCAAAACTATGGCTTGTCGACTTGTATTACACACGATACCTGTATAAAATTTCCCTACCGTATATTGTAACTTATAGTACAACCTGCTCTCGTTGGTAGTCAAGCGAATCTAAAGGAAAATAATCATTGGCCATTTTTGATACggttatagtacctatacgtaGTACGTATAcctaaactattaaattagttatccTAGGGTATTTTCTTCtcgtaatttatattcaactaGGTATAGAGTTTTTATGTAGATACCCACGTACCAGTCGATTTATCTGCATACAGCTTGTTTTGTAAATGTAGcgcatataataacataaatacatgTTGCTATGTTTATATTGAATCGAATAAATTgaactatgatattataggtataggtgcCTACATTATATTTCAACTGCATATCGTATTGATAAacggtacctaataattataaatcaatatataattgtcTATATTCTACAGTGATAAATTACTAGCCGTTCGAAAtgagtacaataattataacagaaaaataggtaataatgaaattacgataaaaaagtcgtaggcatattataatatattcgtatcTTGTATTCTATAAATCGTACATCAGCCATCGAAAGtaagttaatagtttttaaattaaaaaaaaagtggtagTTGAGATAACAGACAAGTAATGGCTAAAGTACCAATAAACTAATCaaaacttataaagttataattaagtcatcataatatacaaaactattaataaaaaaacaacaacaagtaaaaatttatatttttatggttataaacgacttatatattatatattatattatcttcaaatacataataattttaaaatctataagcAAATATTGGAATAATGAtgtattcttttaatattatttatttacacatttatcaTGGCATAGTCTATTTCTTTTTGTAATTCATCCaaattttgtagaaaaaaataattaaaagttttgtaCTGATTTCAGCGTTAATGGTGGGTAGTACTTTGCATTTAATTATtggatgataatttataagctcaattttaaaattcaataaacaacTTCAAAAGAAAcaacatcaataaaatacaaaaaagaatattacaaCGATTTGTATTGTTAGGGCCTCAggggtaaaataaataaataaaggtaaATCTCGAAATTATGCATTTTGAAGTGatttacgtttttaaaaattaaatatgatattaatttatacaaaatcaatttaattattaacgatgTGATACTTTCTTACCTTATAGTAGGTAGATCGTATCAGCACCATTGTTGATCGGAGGCCTCGACAAGAGTGAATAGCCAGGTGAAAGAATAACAGCGATT
Protein-coding regions in this window:
- the LOC114123319 gene encoding synaptosomal-associated protein 25-like; the encoded protein is MPAIVANELQDMQLRSAHVTDESLESTRRMIELCEGTKEAAIKALVELDDQGEKMDRIEEGMDQINADMKEAEKNLTGMEKCCGICVLPCNKSTSFKEDEGTWKGNEDGKVINKQPQRVIEGPNITPQGGYIVKITNDARETEMDENLGQVNTMIGNLRNMALDMGSELENQNQQIEKISTKTKSNDMRISAANQRTRNLLK